The following are from one region of the Streptomyces rubrogriseus genome:
- the pcrA gene encoding DNA helicase PcrA: protein MSSLFDDNFLASLQTPRGHEEEPPPPPEDDHGPEPVPHDLFGGKFDAPPQRDTHYRDGAPRPALDAAALLEGLNENQRAAVVHSGSPLLIVAGAGSGKTRVLTHRIAHLLAERNVHPGQILAITFTNKAAGEMKERVEQLVGPRANAMWVMTFHSACVRILRRESKKLGFTSSFSIYDAADSKRLMALVCRDLDLDPKRFPPKSFSAKISNLKNELIDEEDFAAQAADGFEKTLAQAYAMYQSRLREANALDFDDLIMTTVNLLRAFPDVAEHYRRRFRHVLVDEYQDTNHAQYALVRELVGVPSEHPVDVPPEAEVPPAELCVVGDADQSIYAFRGATIRNILQFEEDYPDATTILLEQNYRSTQTILSAANAVIERNESRRPKNLWTNQGSGARITGYVADTEHDEAQFVADEIDRLTDAGEAKAGDVAVFYRTNAQSRVFEEVFIRTGLPYKVVGGVRFYERKEVRDVLAYLRVLANPEDSVPLRRILNVPKRGIGDRAEAMIDALSQREKISFPQALRRVDEAYGMAARSANAVKRFNTLMEDLRTIVESGAGPATVLEAILERTGYLAELQASTDPQDETRIENLQELAAVALEFEQERAEGEEAGTLADFLEKVALVADSDQIPDEEDGDGVVTLMTLHTAKGLEFPVVFLTGMEDGVFPHMRALGQAKELEEERRLAYVGITRARERLYLTRSTLRSAWGQPSYNPPSRFLEEIPAPHLEWKRTGANGPAPSAPVSGVAASLSSSRSRSRSSASGASGFATGRSAGAEQPTVSLAVGDRVTHDQFGLGTVVGVKGTGSNAEATIDFGDTKPKRLLLRYAPVEKL from the coding sequence ATGAGCAGCCTCTTTGACGACAACTTCCTGGCGAGCCTCCAGACCCCCCGCGGTCACGAGGAGGAACCCCCGCCGCCGCCCGAGGACGATCACGGACCGGAGCCGGTTCCGCACGATCTGTTCGGCGGGAAGTTCGACGCGCCCCCGCAGCGGGACACCCACTACCGGGACGGCGCCCCGCGCCCCGCCCTGGACGCCGCGGCCCTCCTGGAGGGGCTGAACGAGAACCAGCGGGCCGCCGTCGTCCACTCCGGCTCCCCGCTGCTCATCGTGGCCGGTGCCGGCTCCGGCAAGACCCGCGTGCTCACCCACCGCATCGCCCACCTGCTGGCCGAGCGGAACGTCCACCCGGGCCAGATCCTGGCGATCACCTTCACCAACAAGGCCGCGGGCGAGATGAAGGAGCGCGTCGAGCAGCTCGTCGGCCCGCGCGCCAACGCGATGTGGGTGATGACCTTCCACAGCGCGTGCGTGCGCATCCTGCGCCGCGAGTCGAAGAAGCTCGGCTTCACCTCGTCGTTCTCGATCTACGACGCCGCCGACTCCAAGCGGCTCATGGCGCTGGTCTGCCGCGACCTGGACTTGGACCCCAAGCGCTTCCCGCCGAAGTCCTTCAGCGCGAAGATCAGCAACCTGAAGAACGAGCTGATCGACGAGGAGGACTTCGCCGCCCAGGCGGCCGACGGCTTCGAGAAGACCCTCGCCCAGGCCTACGCCATGTACCAGTCGCGGCTGCGCGAGGCGAACGCCCTCGACTTCGACGACCTGATCATGACGACGGTCAATCTGCTGCGCGCTTTCCCGGACGTCGCCGAGCACTACCGCCGCCGCTTCCGGCACGTCCTGGTCGACGAGTACCAGGACACCAACCACGCGCAGTACGCCCTGGTGCGCGAGCTGGTCGGCGTGCCCTCGGAGCACCCCGTCGACGTGCCGCCGGAGGCCGAGGTGCCGCCGGCCGAGCTGTGTGTGGTGGGCGACGCCGACCAGTCGATCTACGCCTTCCGCGGCGCCACCATCCGCAACATCCTCCAGTTCGAGGAGGACTACCCGGACGCGACGACGATCCTGCTCGAGCAGAACTACCGCTCCACCCAGACCATCCTCAGCGCCGCCAACGCGGTCATCGAGCGCAACGAGTCCCGCCGCCCCAAGAACCTGTGGACCAACCAGGGCAGCGGCGCCCGGATCACCGGGTACGTCGCCGACACCGAGCACGACGAGGCGCAGTTCGTCGCCGACGAGATAGACCGCCTCACCGACGCGGGCGAGGCCAAGGCCGGGGACGTCGCCGTCTTCTACCGGACCAACGCCCAGTCCCGTGTCTTCGAAGAGGTCTTCATCCGCACCGGCCTGCCCTACAAGGTCGTCGGCGGCGTCCGCTTCTACGAGCGCAAGGAGGTCCGGGACGTCCTGGCCTACCTGCGGGTGCTGGCCAACCCGGAGGACTCGGTGCCGCTGCGCCGCATCCTCAACGTCCCCAAGCGCGGCATCGGCGACCGCGCGGAGGCGATGATCGACGCCCTCTCCCAGCGCGAGAAGATCAGCTTCCCGCAGGCGCTGAGGCGCGTCGACGAGGCGTACGGGATGGCCGCGCGCTCCGCGAACGCCGTCAAGCGGTTCAACACGCTCATGGAGGACCTCCGTACGATCGTCGAGTCCGGCGCCGGACCGGCGACCGTCCTGGAGGCGATCCTCGAACGCACCGGGTACCTCGCCGAGTTGCAGGCCTCCACCGACCCCCAGGACGAGACCCGCATCGAGAACCTCCAGGAACTCGCGGCCGTCGCCCTGGAGTTCGAGCAGGAGCGGGCCGAGGGCGAGGAGGCCGGGACGCTGGCCGACTTCCTGGAGAAGGTCGCGCTCGTCGCGGACTCCGACCAGATCCCGGACGAGGAGGACGGCGACGGCGTCGTCACCCTGATGACCCTGCACACCGCCAAGGGCCTGGAGTTCCCGGTCGTCTTCCTCACCGGCATGGAGGACGGCGTCTTCCCGCACATGCGCGCCCTCGGCCAGGCCAAGGAGCTGGAGGAGGAGCGGCGCCTCGCCTACGTCGGCATCACGCGCGCACGTGAGCGGCTGTACCTGACCCGGTCGACGCTGCGCAGCGCCTGGGGCCAGCCGTCGTACAACCCGCCCTCGCGGTTCCTGGAGGAGATCCCGGCCCCGCACCTGGAATGGAAGCGGACCGGGGCGAACGGTCCCGCGCCTTCCGCTCCGGTCTCGGGCGTGGCGGCCTCGCTGTCGTCGTCCCGGTCGAGGTCCCGGTCCTCGGCGTCGGGTGCGTCCGGCTTCGCCACGGGGAGGTCGGCCGGTGCCGAGCAGCCCACGGTCTCGCTGGCGGTCGGCGACCGCGTCACGCACGACCAGTTCGGGCTCGGCACGGTGGTCGGCGTCAAGGGCACCGGGTCGAACGCCGAGGCGACGATCGACTTCGGGGACACCAAGCCGAAGCGGCTGCTGCTGCGGTACGCGCCGGTGGAGAAGCTCTAG